From the genome of Solanum lycopersicum chromosome 12, SLM_r2.1:
gtaggATTAATCCACGGCGAATTCCACAAccaaaatttcaagaactttACAAATCTTGAActtctcttctcctttctcctcttttctcttctctcaaagtCCTAGCATATTTCTTAATTGCGTAAACTGAATTAACTCAATTTAGATCccaaataatttactaaatatgcatttaattaattgggtaaggaaaagaaaaatttcCCTTCAAAAATCCGGATAAAATTTTCCTTATTGTAACAACCTAACTTCAAATGGGCATATCCCACTCATACGAACTCAGAATCGCGCAAACTTGAAAGcgttgaaaatattatttcaagatCTTTCCTATGATATCTGGAAGCACACCTAACTCATGTATAAATAAGAGTTACGGTTTCTTGAAGTTGGCCAAAAACTCAACTTAACATACTTAAaattttttccagatttttatattctttccaAAATCGACCATTCCAATTTTTTAAATCCTTTATAGTCCTTTCAATTAGAGAGATATTAGAGGAGTGAACCTGATGACACCCAATCTAATTCCATGTACATTGATAAGGTTCAGTTCATGTCGAACCAAGTGGGGGGTTCTCATTTGAGCTATCCAAGGTCGGGGCAGAAATCAAGGTTCGAATAGAGATCACGATGATGGTTGGAGAGATTGGGATAAATAATGGAGAGACCATGGTGCAAATTGGAGATAAATATATGGTAACAAATATCACTATGTGCCTCCTCATGAACGTCAAAAGTCGAAGAAATAAAGGGATGATCCCGAAAGTTTTCGTACTAAGGATATCTGTGCTTGTATCTTAAACAAAGTGGAAGGATCATACAAGCTACTCAAGGAAATGAAACAATGACTTCACACTCGTTTTCTATCAAGGTACTTAAAACTTAGATGGGTCAAATCTCGGTTCATTTGAATCCAAGATCAAAAGAGGGTCTTCATAGTAATACTTTGGTGAACCCAAAGAATGAGGCTTGATGACATGGACACGTCGTGCCATGACATTAAAAAAGGCGATTCATGGGAGGTAACCCACgttttacttttgttttgaaTAACGGTTGTTGCATGTGaatacaaatttgaaatttaaaggAAAAGGGTAAATGGGCGAGCCAAAGTCCATTCAGCGAATCGACAAGTAGCTCAGTGAATGCGACTTATCTCGCCTTTTGGACCGACTGAAGGACGATGACTCTTATAAATTCGGCAGACTAAAGTCCACTCGGAGACTCACCGAGTGGATAGGTGGAATTAATAGACCTAACTGATCGAAACGCTAACTGAAGGGTCATGGGTCTTTCAACCATTTTTAATTCAAaccttattttgaaattttcgaCTCTTGTACATTTACAATCAAAGTTTAGgttctatttttcatttcaatatttttgtggatgtccttGTGTGCTCAGAAGCTAAAGTATTACTTGTTGTATCCCTTTGCTTTAGTTTCATATCTTTGAAATTGAGACTGGTTGGCCAAACTAGTTTTAAAATTGTAAGAGTTATGTTGAGAATGTGTTTGAGTAGTTTGTAGATCTATTAGTTTCTTTGATTTTGTgttaaattattcattatatctAATTCGAATTCAATCATGCCTGATAtcttatttatcataatttagtTTGAGATTGGCGCTTAAATTGTGGGTTTGCATGTTAGGATTTTGTGTGGGTAAAGTTTGAATAACCTAAGTTTCACAAAAAAACTCAAACTTGCCCAATGATGAATTGGGTGATGTCATTCTTAAGAGAAAAATCATTATTTGTTTGAATCTAGGTCAATTTGGGGAAGTATGAGTGCCTCGGAGTATATGATAGTAATGGGTTAGGCTTGAATGACATAAAATTGGTTTTGAAATTGGATTATTATAAGTTGTGCGTAAAAAATTGGATATTGAGGTGGGAATCTAGCATGTTGGGGTATTTGGCAAGCTGAGTCAAGCTCGCCGAGTGACTCGGTGGTTTGCCAATTAATCCTTGATTACATTTTGGACCTGGAATGTTGGTAATTAATTTGTAACCTTCAGTGATATGCTTGTGCTCACTGAGTAGAGAATATACTATTTCAAGGGACATGTCGTGCGTTgtgataaatattataattcgaTTGACGTGTCACACACCacaattgattttattatcaAGATACGTGTTTCatgccgcgacagatgcatggacatgTATGTCCCCCGTATGTTCCCGACTGAGAGACAGTCGATGTGTATAGTTAGGTCATACATgaatcactatacttgacatttcATTGCATTGCATTGCATATCATTATCATTTGTTAACTTGTAAGTGCTTTTCTTTGGAACTTGTGACTAGTGAACTTAATCTTATGTGTTGCTGAGTTGTAATTGTTGGAGTGAGGTGGTTGAACTATGCGTTATGTTAATTGTGAGGCATAAGGTTGGAATGTTTTTAtacaggttgtagttgtggaggttcggtttgAATGTAAAATACACTTATTTTGTTCCCTTTACTTGTGTTTACAAGTTTACTTGTTGAGTATCTTGCGGTTTGGTACTCGCCCCTTGCTTCTacatttttgtaggttacgagttCGGATCTTCGTGATACTAGAGTtagttgtttgtcatctcagtGGACCTTCTTACTCCTATTTTTGATTTGTTCTACTTTAGAGATAACATCATTTAAACTTGTGTTTTCTTTGAAATTCATTGTAATAAATTAGAGGTTTGTGCACGTGATAACCAGGTTTTGAGGATTTAGCTAAGTTAATTGATTATTTGCATTATAAATTGTTATCAAATTTCagttataatttatttgcaCACTTTATTGAAATTGTTGGGTTTAGGCTAACTTATCTTAGTGAGATATAATTGGTTATCAATGCTcttcataaatttaaataaccTTACCTAGGAGAATCAATAAGAAACTCTTTCTCTTTTACTGTatcaattattttgttttaattatctGGATTTTTATTATTCGTGGTACTATGTTCTCATTTTATTCACACTATCTACGGATAAATATAGCTTGGATTAGTTAAGTTGCTTGCGGTCTTACTCTAAACAGTTTAAGTGATTAACTTAATCAAACAAACTTTAGGCTAAAcaataaatatcatttataatatttatccTATTTTGAATATGTAAACACCTAATTTTAATTGAGGTTTTGTCAAAAGCATGATTCTCTTTTTGGATCATGGggagaaatgaagaagagacaAAGAGctaaaaagtataaaaagagtaatacattaaaaataatttcttatggTTAATAGAAAGCATGCATAGGGGATGTAAAAGAACCTAATTCAACCCCAAAGCAAGCTTATGAAGTGAGGATTGTTCAAGTCTATATAAGTAGATTGCTATTCCATTTCCGAATGCTTTTATCCACTCTAACACCCCCGGTTACGCTCAGAACCAACCGAAGCTTGGACTGGAAGTCTAAACAGGATTGGACCTAATTATGATATCATGTAAAGATATGACTCATGCTCTtaagactgaccatcagtctatTCGCCAACCAATATGACTCTTTTAGCCATGGGATCAGAGGCAAGTGATAAGAGATGGTTTAGTTCATTATTTAAGATGCATATAGTATTTATCAGATAAAACGTTAATTGTTGAATTAAGTGACCAAATTATGGCTTGCAAATCAAACGAACAGAGAATTAAACTAGCTGGCCAACAGATCCCAGAAAACCTCTGGTTTTTTGTGTTGTGAAATACATAATGCCTGAAAAACAAGATAtgcaattaatttaaatgaacaaaataaaaaggagtgataatgaaaaatattaattaattaaattacctGCATGGAAAAAGCTATATGAATCAATAAGGATTCATCCCATGGCTTTCCAATAAATTGAAGACCAATAGGCAAATGAGACTTATCATAACCAACCTagacaaaatattaaattaatttgaataaataattaaaattaaaagtgttATCATATTTTAAGAAGATAGAGAGAGAGCATACATACGGGTACAGTAATAGCAGGCAATCCCAGAAAATTTCCTGCTATCTGGTATCGAACTAGTGCAGCTGAAATAATCATCAAGTTTAATTTTctcgtaattattttttatgaataatagtAAAACCCCTTAGTCCCATCGACTCATACTATCTATACTTATGCAGATCATTGGGGAGAGCTTTTGGTATGCCGAATTGTCCTTAATTTTCCTTATGTTGTATTCAGAGATGGTTctttatgtacatatataataCTGATTAGTAGCTCCATCACTTATACTAATATATACTAGGTGTTGGGGATGTTTTCatctatgtatgtatatatatttctctattttgatatttgtttcTTGCTTtccttatgtatatatatcttCTATGTATGCGCTAGCCTGTTACTTTTGGTTATATATTCATTTAATGACTTCTATAAAATCAGACTACAAACAGGGATTAGTTACTCACTGCCTTGACTAGCCTtaaatatgatgaattcattGATATTGAAACTAGCAAAGACAAATATTCAGATGAAACAACTTGATAATTAACTATTACTCTCTCTCCacacttttaattgtcatggTTTCATATTTTAGAGTCAACCTATAAgaaatttttactaatatattttgtatcatattgatatatgcgaaaaattacaacttatatatattacttttcgTATAGCTTTTGAATAtcagttttttttgtttaaaaaatcaaattaatgtaatctagtttaactttaaaaagtagttaaatttatatatttgtaaagtgcgtaataaatagtataagtcacaataaatattgagaattcaaaataaatatgaaaaatttgaaatgtgTCAGTACGCCAGCGGGAAAaagtgtatatgtatatatgaaaaaataaattaagatatatGAGTATGTatgttaataataaaatgaggttcataaatatatatatatacctccATTTATGTAGTCGAGTTCCCCAGTGTGGCGAGTGTCGTTGCCTATGCTGTAAGCCGTAACCCTACACAAGTAGTATATATTTGACAAAATTGATATgtatgtttaaatttatttgattacactactaaaaaaagaccaaaaagAGACCTAAAAATGGAGACCTCAAAAATAGGTCAATaataagagacctcatgaggtctctatttaaattaatatcttttaattttttttttaatgttggagagacctcgtgaggtcaatttaatgaataatatttttttttaccaaacttatttaaaaattttaaatttttaatctaattctcataaaattggagacctcgtgaggtctcttttttttttaactattcaattaaattaaattattatttttaatttaacaagtagAGACCTCATTAGGTCTatacttgttaaattaaaaataataatttaatttaattgaatatttaaaaacttagagacctcatgaggtctcttagacaaaaccaaaaacctagccaaaattaaaataactctttcttccctctcttaattattttacaCGACGCGCCTCTCTCTCTTTCACCTCGTCGcgcctctctctctttctcaccTCGTCgcgcctctctctctcttcgTCGATCGTCGCGGCGCGCCTCTCTCTTCGTCGATCGTCGCCTCTCTCCGTTCGTCGACCGCCTCTCTGCcgcctctctctttctctctctaagaAGCAGCTCGTCATTAAGCTCAATAAAGGTATTTTCACTAATTCCACTCATTTTTTGTGTTactgtttttgtttcttttttttttctttttcctgttGTACATTTGGGGTTTTTTGGAAATGATTTGAATTTGCATGACCTAGATTGAAgctttaattttgtaatttgggTTTTTGAGAGTAGTTTGGAggtttatatttgaattaatgagTGTTGAATTGGGGACCCCTCGCTGGAATAAAGAATTTGAGCTGTTCTGGGGTGTGTGGTTTGTCGTCATTTTAAATGTAGCATTTTGGGAGTGAGGCATTTGACCTGAAATTAATGGATAATAGGGTTCTGATTCTGACTGGTTAGGGTGGGGTGGAATTTGTGGGTTAGAAGTGGATAATTGATCGAATATCATagacaagaaagggaaaaaaggaTTTCCACCTGAGggttataattatttgtttatgggGCCATAAGTTATGTGAGATTACTTGAATATTGGGAGATCGAATTCAATGCTTAAAAAGGGCTCTTATAAGCAATGAGAGAAAAGAGGATTACGAGCAACTATTGTTTATTACATTTTATATGTCTCTCTCTCACTGACCTATGTCGCAGCAAAACtgttattaaattaaatacttccaaagaataacaaaacatgaatcaacttcaaattaaatCCATTTGTGTCCAAGTTTTGGTATAGTTTGCCACAAAATGCAAATATCTTCGCATAGTACAACTACTTATGGTTTCACGTGAATTAGgactttttatttgtattacaaTGTATATTAATTTGAGATCGTTATAAAATCTCGTAagtttcaaattctaaatccatattatatttgtttaagcataagtaccaacactagttgatcctattgatgacaaaattgattttctttgaaaatcaatttgtgtccatctagtgttgacacttagctttaaattttagatataattatttgttaagcataagtaccaacactagttgatcctattgatgacaaaattgattttcttttgaaaatcaatttgtgtccatctagtgttgacacttagctttaaattttagatataattatttgttaagcataagtaccaacactagttgatcctattgatgacaaaattgattttctttgaaaatcaatttgtgtccatctagtgttgacacttagctttaaattttagatataattatttgttaagcataagtaccaacactagttgatcctattgatgacaaaattgattttcttttgaaaatcaatttgtgtccatctagtgttgacacttagctttaaattttagatataattatttgttaagcataagtaccaacactagttgatcctattgatgacaaaattgattttcttttgaaaatcaatttgtgtccatctagtgttgacacttagctttaaatttaagatataattatttgttaagcataagtaccaacactagttgatcctattgatgacaaaattgattttcttttgaaaatcaatttgtgtccatctagtgttgacacttagctttaagtTTGTAACTATCGTGTTAGTATTaagttaaactaaactaattaaacttagaaatttgttaagttagttaataagttaaacttgttactatagtattagaatttatttaaaactagactaattagacttagaaatttggttaataagttaaaattgTAACTATTGTGTTAGTGCttgacaaatttaatttatgattctTATGTAGATGGATCGTAGTTGGATGTATAATATGACTAATTTTGGTCGAATGGGGCTAAGACCTGAATTTGTAGAAGGTGTCATTGGTTTTTTGGAGTATGCAAAGACATTAGATCCTTTTCAACGTAGTGGTATGATTAAGTGTCCTTGTAATAAATGTCAAtgtttgaattatgaaaaaccAGATGCTGTTGAGCTTCATATCTATCGAAATgggtttaaaaaagaatacacTGTGTGGACTAGTCATGGAGAAATTGATAATAACTTTGATGTATTCCAACATTATGTTCCTGGTGAAAGTAGTAGCAATGTGAATTCTAATGCACAAAATTATAGAATTGATGACATGGTTCAAGATGCTTTTGGTGTGCattctgattttgattttgctaatcaaggtgaagaagctcctaatgttgaatgtaaaattttctttgaacaATTGGAATCTGCTAGTCGGCCTTTATATGAGGGGAGTCCACACTCACAGTTGTCTATTGCGGTTAGATTATTAAGTATCAAATCAGATTGGAGTGTTCCTCAAGGGGCAATGGACTCTGTGATTGACCTTATTCATGATTTAGTTGACCCAAATCTAGAGATACCTGATAATTTCTATAAGGCAAAGAGGTTGGTATCAAAGTTAGGAATGTCATCGATGAGAATTCATTGTTGTGAAAATGGTTGCATGTTATACTATAAGGATGATATTGATCTAGAATCGTGTAAGTTTTGTGGAAAATGTCATTATAAACAGACAGCTAGTGGGAAGAAAGTTCCTATTAAGGCAATGCATTACTTACCTCTTATACCAAGGTTAAAGAGGTTGTATGCGTCTAATAGATCTGCTCCTCATATGAGATGGCACCATGAACATAGAAGACCACCTGGAGTTATGTGTCATCCATCCGATGGAGAGGCTTGGAAGCATTTTGATAGAACATATCCACTATTTGCAGCTGAACCACGTAACATTAGATTGGGTTTATGTTCAGATGGATTCACGCCACATTCTGTTTCTGCTGCACCATATTCTTGTTGGCCTGTATTTGTAACACCATATAATCTTCCACCCGAGATGTGTATGACCAGTCCATATATATTTCTCAATTGTGTCATTCCTGGCCCTCGGAATCCAAAAGTATTGATTGATGTATACTTGCAACCTTTGATTGATGAGTTGAAACAATTGTGGGTTCAAGGGGTTGAAACGTTTGATGTGTCTCTTAAGCAGAATTTTAATTTGCGGGCTGCCTTAATGTGCACTATTAATGATTTTCCAGCATATGGAATGTTGTCAGGGTGGATGACAGCGGGAAAGTTAGCTTGTCCTTATTGTATGGAAAATA
Proteins encoded in this window:
- the LOC138340294 gene encoding uncharacterized protein, giving the protein MTNFGRMGLRPEFVEGVIGFLEYAKTLDPFQRSGMIKCPCNKCQCLNYEKPDAVELHIYRNGFKKEYTVWTSHGEIDNNFDVFQHYVPGESSSNVNSNAQNYRIDDMVQDAFGVHSDFDFANQGEEAPNVECKIFFEQLESASRPLYEGSPHSQLSIAVRLLSIKSDWSVPQGAMDSVIDLIHDLVDPNLEIPDNFYKAKRLVSKLGMSSMRIHCCENGCMLYYKDDIDLESCKFCGKCHYKQTASGKKVPIKAMHYLPLIPRLKRLYASNRSAPHMRWHHEHRRPPGVMCHPSDGEAWKHFDRTYPLFAAEPRNIRLGLCSDGFTPHSVSAAPYSCWPVFVTPYNLPPEMCMTSPYIFLNCVIPGPRNPKVLIDVYLQPLIDELKQLWVQGVETFDVSLKQNFNLRAALMCTINDFPAYGMLSGWMTAGKLACPYCMENTKSFTLKHGRKNSLFDCHRQFLPMDHEFRSMKNAFRKNSVEQGYPPPILTGEQVWERVQNFPKVAKEQPYKFDGYGVAHNWTKQSIFWELPYWKDNLLRHNLDVMHIEKNYFDNLFNTVMDVTGKTKDSVKARMDLPEYCRRKELWLQEKQNNKFFKPKASYSFTRDQKRKICEWVEQLKMPAGHASNLGKCVDMEHGKLHCMKSHDCHVFMETLLPVAFSGLPDRIWKPMTEISLFFKDLCSNTLREDNLVQMDQNIPVITNKLEKILPPGFFDVMEHLPMDVSF